CGACCATCACCACTGCTGCAACCTACAAGGAACTCGACGGCACCGGCTGGAAACCCGCCCAACCCGCCGACACACTCACACGCGGCGCATGGTGGAGCGTCTACGCGGACCCGTCGCTCGACGCTCTCGAACAGCAGGTCGCGAGCGCGAACCAGAACGTGCAGGCCGCCGAAGCGCGCTTTCGCGCCGCCCGCGCAACCGTGGCGCAATATCGCTCGAGCTTCTTCCCGGTCGTCACCGCGAGCGGCGCCTATTCGCGCGCGCGTTCGTCGGAGAACGTGCTGCACAAATCGACCGCCGGCCTCACGCTGAACGACTACCTCGTGCAAGCCGACGCGTCGTGGGAACCGGACCTGTGGGGCCGCGTGTCGCGCAGCGTCGAAGGCGCAAAAGCCGAAGCGCAGGCCAGCGCCGCCGATGCGCAAGCCGCGCTCCTGTCGATGCAGGCCGAACTCGCCACCGACTATTTCGAATTGCGCGGACTCGATCAGGAGCGCCAACTACTCGACGGCACGCTCGAGGCCTACAGGCAAGCGCTTGATCTGACGCAACACCGCTACGCCGGCGGCATCGCCACGGACGCCGATGTCGCGCAGGCGCAGACGCAACTGAAGACGACCCAGGCGCAAGCACTCGACCTTGGCGTGCAGCGCGCGCAACTCGAACACGCGATTGCGATCCTGATCGGCCAGCCGCCTTCCACGCTTTCGTTGCCGGTTGCGCCGCTCAGCGCGGTGCCGGTCGTGGCGGCGGCGGGCGTGCCGTCCGCGCTGCTCGAACGCCGCCCGGACATAGCGGCGGCGGAACGGCACGTCGCCGATATGAACGCGCAGATCGGCGTGGCGACGGCGGCGTTTTTTCCAAACCTCATTCTGTCCGTGACGGGCGGCCTCGAAGCGACCAACTACAGTCAATGGTTGCTGGCACCGAGCCGGTTGTGGTCGCTCGGGCCGACCTTGGCGGGCACGCTGCTCGACTTCGGCGGACGCGCCTCCGTGAAGGAACAGACCCTTGCGCACTACGACGAAAGCGTCGCGCAGTACCGGCAGACGGTGCTGACCGCCTTCGGCCAGATCGAGGACAATCTCGCCGCGCTACGCGTGCTCGAACAGGAAGCGACCGCGCAGGCTGATGCGGTGGACGCCGCGCAGCGTGCGCTCACGGTCGTATCGAATCGCTATAAAAACGGCGCGATCACGTATCTCGACGTGGTGGTCGCGCAAACCACCGCGCTCACCAACGAGCGCGACGCCGTGTCGATCGCGCGTCGAAGAATGGCGGCGAGCGTGGCGTTGATCAAGGCGCTCGGCGGCGGCTGGGACGCGTCCGCGCTGCCGACAGACGAGCAGATCGTGCATCCGACCGCACCCGCGAGCGATGCGGCGGCGCACGGGTAGGCGTCGTTTTTCGATGCCGCAAAAAGGGCGTCGAGCACGTCGTCTGGTCGCGTTGTAACGGCGGCCGACTGTGCGCCCCGCCGACCCGGGCGTTCTTTACAGCGTATCCTTAACTGCTTTGCGTCCTTTGCACCCCTGAGGAGATTTTTTCGTGACCCCGCCGCCGGATGCCCACCGGACTGCTACTTCGGCTGCTCCCGCTTCTTCGCTCGCTTCTTCCAACGCTTCCGCCGTGCCCGACATCCCTTACCTCGAACGCGGCACACGCGCGTACTGGCGCGCCAGCATCGCGCTGCTGTTCGCCGGCTACGCGACGTTCTCGCTTCTTTATTGCGTGCAGCCCTTGCTGCCGTCGTTTTCGACGGCGTTCAACGTGACGCCGGCACAAAGCAGCCTGTCGCTCTCGCTGACCACGGCAGCGCTCGCGCTCGCCGTGTTCGTCGCCGGCTTCGTCTCGGAAGGCTGGAGCCGTCACACGCTGATGACGCTGTCGCTCACCCTTTCCGCGCTGCTGACCATCGGCGCGTCGATCGCGCCGCAGTGGCATCAACTGCTCGTGCTGCGCACGCTCGAAGGTCTTGCGCTCGGCGGCGTGCCCGCCGTCGCGATGGCCTATCTCGCGGAAGAAGTGCACCCCGACGGCCTCGGCCTCGCGATGGGACTCTATGTCGGCGGCACGGCGATCGGCGGGATGGCGGGACGCGTGATCACCGGCGTGGTCGCGGATCTGTTTTCGTGGCGCGTCGCGATCGGCACGATCGGCGTGCTCGGCCTTCTGTCGATGCTCGCGTTTCGCGCGCTGCTGCCACCGTCACGCCACTTCGTGCCGCGGCGCGGACTCGGCTTCACGCATCACCGCACTGCCCTGCTCAAGCAATTCACGCGACCCGGACTGGCTCTGCTGTTTCTGCTCGGCTTCGTGCTGATGGGCAGCTTCGTCACGCTGTACAACTACATCGGCTACCGGTTGCTCGCGGCGCCTTATCAATTGAATCAGACGGAGATCGGCGCGATCTTCGTCGTGTATCTGACGGGCGTGGTCGCCTCGCCGTGGTCGGGACGCATGGCCGATACGTTCGGCCGCGCTCGCGTGCTCACCGCCAGCCTGCTGTTGATGCTGCTCGGTCTCGCGCTCACCATGTTGCATCCGCTGGCGGCGATTGCGGCCGGCATCGCGTGC
The nucleotide sequence above comes from Paraburkholderia sp. FT54. Encoded proteins:
- a CDS encoding efflux transporter outer membrane subunit, which gives rise to MNAPTSRRRFVAPLPRHVSLRASALALAGACALTACTVGPDYVKPTITTAATYKELDGTGWKPAQPADTLTRGAWWSVYADPSLDALEQQVASANQNVQAAEARFRAARATVAQYRSSFFPVVTASGAYSRARSSENVLHKSTAGLTLNDYLVQADASWEPDLWGRVSRSVEGAKAEAQASAADAQAALLSMQAELATDYFELRGLDQERQLLDGTLEAYRQALDLTQHRYAGGIATDADVAQAQTQLKTTQAQALDLGVQRAQLEHAIAILIGQPPSTLSLPVAPLSAVPVVAAAGVPSALLERRPDIAAAERHVADMNAQIGVATAAFFPNLILSVTGGLEATNYSQWLLAPSRLWSLGPTLAGTLLDFGGRASVKEQTLAHYDESVAQYRQTVLTAFGQIEDNLAALRVLEQEATAQADAVDAAQRALTVVSNRYKNGAITYLDVVVAQTTALTNERDAVSIARRRMAASVALIKALGGGWDASALPTDEQIVHPTAPASDAAAHG
- a CDS encoding MFS transporter, whose product is MTPPPDAHRTATSAAPASSLASSNASAVPDIPYLERGTRAYWRASIALLFAGYATFSLLYCVQPLLPSFSTAFNVTPAQSSLSLSLTTAALALAVFVAGFVSEGWSRHTLMTLSLTLSALLTIGASIAPQWHQLLVLRTLEGLALGGVPAVAMAYLAEEVHPDGLGLAMGLYVGGTAIGGMAGRVITGVVADLFSWRVAIGTIGVLGLLSMLAFRALLPPSRHFVPRRGLGFTHHRTALLKQFTRPGLALLFLLGFVLMGSFVTLYNYIGYRLLAAPYQLNQTEIGAIFVVYLTGVVASPWSGRMADTFGRARVLTASLLLMLLGLALTMLHPLAAIAAGIACVTFGFFAGHSVASSWVGRLAKDAKGQAAALYLLAYYIGSSVVGSYGGHVWAGFGWNGVAGLVGVLLLIGLVATMRLRGREQPRT